The following proteins come from a genomic window of Drosophila sulfurigaster albostrigata strain 15112-1811.04 chromosome X, ASM2355843v2, whole genome shotgun sequence:
- the LOC133847215 gene encoding protein DENND6B, with amino-acid sequence MNMNMDKNNKMRLPMQDGGAANNATTATRIKTIATNKDDDWIRLSQWVHCLCVVTFDLNLGQALEYVYPPQHMPSEQEVSNICYMAFPDSNSGCMGDTKFHMRLRSSQASPLPSSAAAAASRYNGQCAPALRSDGSHYWGFVYFRQKRDPNLPRGYFQKSLIIITRLPFFNLYYDMLEQLAPKYFEQGNELLHLACAQINSQWPALTVGQTLRLPLLECSYEISIPKASSSSRKTVSSSSSASSSASTPSTLPLESPTSIKVLASVNEVELFHSLHFVLEHLYTLWELVITAEPIVVVGTSPADCSHMVQSLVAVIAPLEYCAEARPYFTIHDSEFKEFTQEANHRSSSNSCCPAVMLGVTNPFFVKLLKDWPHMLRLVDNQKNMQQQQQELMHKSSRHGQDNGNVKLQPTMANNHNILLNGSLTAAGDSSTAGLHTKYKPYLKKDKTLLKKVLLGMKTKRPEHVQTALIRRYLLELTQSFMIPLERYMASLMPLQKDISPFKSAPNASSFKLDDFLATLETAGPQLTSSLKGDWKGLYRRFVKSPNFRGWYEARHRELQLTLQELQLQALSEANLEHWAHDKQEVEIIDMILKLKQKLNLYSDKSQLEGINCPSSSSSITQRQIRAQIECMKGLLPSDLKNVVNL; translated from the exons ATGAACATGAATATggacaagaacaacaagatgCGGCTGCCAATGCAAGATGGCGGGGCTGCAAATaacgcaacaacagcaacaagaataaaaacaatagcaacaaacaaaGATGATGATTGGATTCGTTTATCACAATGGGTGCATTGTTTATGTGTGGTCACCTTCGATCTGAATCTTGGCCAAGCCCTGGAGTATGTGTATCCGCCGCAGCACATGCCCAGCGAACAGGAGGTGAGCAACATCTGTTACATGGCCTTTCCCGACTCCAATTCCGGATGCATGGGCGACACCAAGTTCCATATGCGTTTGCGATCCTCTCAAGCATCGCCGTTGCCATCgtccgccgccgccgccgcctcccgCTACAATGGACAATGTGCGCCCGCGTTGCGCAGCGACGGTAGCCACTATTGGGGCTTTGTTTACTTTCGCCAGAAGCGTGATCCGAACTTGCCGCGCGGATATTTCCAAAAGAGTTTGATCATCATCACCCGACTGCCGTTCTTCAATCTGTACTACGACATGCTCGAGCAGCTGGCCCCCAAATACTTTGAGCAGGGCAACGAACTGTTGCATTTGGCCTGTGCCCAGATCAACAGCCAATGGCCCGCCTTGACGGTGGGTCAAACGCTCCGACTGCCGCTCTTGGAGTGCAGCTATGAGATCAGTATACCCAAGGCAAGTAGCAGCAGTCGCAAAACggtctcctcctcctcctcagcCAGTTCATCCGCCAGCACGCCCTCCACACTGCCCCTGGAGTCGCCCACATCGATCAAAGTGCTGGCCTCGGTCAACGAAGTGGAGCTGTTCCACAGTCTGCACTTTGTGCTCGAGCATTTGTATACGCTGTGGGAGCTGGTCATCACAGCCGAACCCATTGTCGTAGTGGGCACATCACCAGCCGATTGTTCGCACATGGTTCAATCGTTGGTGGCGGTGATTGCGCCGTTGGAATACTGTGCGGAGGCGCGTCCCTATTTCACCATACACGACAGCGAGTTCAAGGAGTTTACGCAGGAGGCGAACcatcgaagcagcagcaacagctgctgtccAGCTGTCATGCTCGGTGTCACCAATCCGTTCTTTGTGAAACTGCTCAAGGATTGGCCGCACATGCTACGTCTGGTGGACAACCAG AAGAacatgcagcaacagcagcaggagctgaTGCACAAGAGCTCACGACATGGCCAGGACAATGGGAATGTGAAGCTGCAACCGACGATGGCCAATAACCACAACATACTGCTTAATGGCAGCCTGACAGCAGCGGGCGACAGCTCCACCGCAGGTCTGCACACCAAATACAAGCCGTACCTCAAGAAGGACAAGACGCTGCTCAAGAAGGTGCTGCTGGGGATGAAGACGAAGCGGCCGGAGCATGTCCAAACGGCGCTCATACGTCGCTATCTGTTGGAGTTGACCCAGAGCTTCATGATACCCCTGGAGCGTTACATGGCCTCGCTGATGCCCCTGCAAAAGGACATTAGTCCCTTTAAGTCGGCACCGAATGCGAGCTCATTTAAGCTCGATGATTTCCTGGCCACGCTGGAGACAGCGGGACCGCAATTGACGTCGTCGTTGAAGGGCGACTGGAAGGGTCTCTACAGGCGCTTTGTGAAATCACCCAATTTCCGGGGTTGGTACGAGGCACGTCATCGGGAGTTGCAGCTGACGCTGCAGGAGCTGCAACTGCAGGCGCTGTCGGAGGCGAATCTGGAGCATTGGGCGCACGACAAGCAGGAGGTGGAAATAATTGATATGATACTCAAAttgaaacagaaactgaatcTCTACAGTGATAAGTCACAGCTGGAGGGGATCAACTgtccgagcagcagcagcagcatcaccCAGCGTCAGATCCGGGCGCAAATCGAATGCATGAAGGGATTGCTGCCCTCGGACTTGAAGAATGTCGTGAATCTTTGA